One segment of Methanolinea mesophila DNA contains the following:
- a CDS encoding PEGA domain-containing protein, which translates to MTRTHFLFGITAIAVLLLLSSGALATTIEVQGGTIANVGDQQQFSITGDSFPDGLLGYEFNVTLTDPLKAEIVSFQFPAWANLLTVNSTVPTGTLHVKAVGNFPAVPPGSTNAPLLNVTLKGNAAGVTNLTVTDVNRLENYSGFNMPFTVAPGVITIGTVPTTTVTTTVTTTVTTTTTTPTTTETTPTTTVTTPTTTETTPTTTVTTPTTTETTPTTTVTTPTTTETTPTTTVTTPTTTETTPTTTGTTTTITTVPTTPVAPGSITVYSFPLGATVALNGNVIGTTPIIGKTVPAGTFTLTASLTGYQTHAEQVTITSNQLTKVPLIVLIQGTGTPTTTMTTPVTTPVTTSGTQTGTTIIPTTFPLGNNGGILIFSYPSGAAVSIDGVLRGFTNSLIESLPPGAHTVRVEKAGYQPVTLNVVVQSNSITRVPLVKLVPGTPGTTPVTTPSTTGTTSTTGTTVTITPTQTATLPPGETGAISILSYPLGANVFVDGVRMGNTPIVVKNLVPGPHQVTLTLTGYHDYEQTVMVQAGTTTPLPLVVMSPDFGFVTTIFS; encoded by the coding sequence ATGACCAGAACTCATTTCTTATTCGGAATAACCGCGATAGCCGTGCTTTTGCTCCTGTCCAGTGGTGCATTGGCTACCACCATAGAGGTACAGGGAGGGACTATCGCCAATGTTGGCGACCAGCAGCAATTCAGCATTACCGGGGATTCGTTCCCGGACGGGCTCCTTGGATACGAATTCAACGTGACGCTTACAGATCCGCTCAAGGCTGAAATCGTGAGTTTCCAGTTTCCCGCATGGGCCAACCTGCTGACTGTCAATTCAACGGTCCCTACCGGAACACTTCACGTGAAAGCTGTGGGCAATTTCCCCGCCGTCCCGCCAGGTTCGACGAACGCTCCCCTGCTCAATGTGACGTTGAAGGGTAACGCAGCAGGTGTCACGAACCTGACCGTGACGGATGTGAACCGGCTCGAGAACTACTCCGGGTTTAACATGCCCTTTACCGTGGCTCCCGGTGTCATCACCATCGGGACTGTTCCGACCACGACGGTAACCACTACAGTGACGACAACTGTTACTACCACCACGACGACTCCGACAACCACGGAAACTACCCCGACGACAACGGTGACCACTCCGACAACCACGGAAACTACCCCGACGACGACGGTGACCACGCCGACGACCACAGAAACAACTCCGACGACGACGGTGACCACTCCGACAACCACGGAAACTACCCCGACGACGACGGTGACCACTCCGACAACCACCGAAACTACCCCGACGACGACGGGGACTACTACCACGATAACGACCGTTCCCACAACCCCGGTAGCCCCCGGGAGTATTACCGTCTACTCCTTTCCCCTCGGTGCCACGGTGGCACTTAACGGGAACGTGATCGGAACCACACCGATTATCGGCAAAACCGTCCCGGCGGGAACCTTCACGCTCACGGCATCGCTGACAGGGTACCAGACCCACGCCGAACAGGTCACCATCACTTCGAATCAGCTCACAAAAGTACCCCTTATCGTCCTGATCCAGGGTACTGGGACGCCGACCACCACGATGACGACACCGGTGACGACGCCTGTAACGACCAGCGGCACTCAGACGGGCACGACCATTATCCCGACGACGTTCCCTCTCGGCAACAATGGCGGGATCCTGATCTTTTCCTACCCCAGCGGGGCGGCCGTATCCATTGACGGTGTGTTGCGAGGATTTACGAACAGCCTCATAGAAAGCCTGCCTCCCGGGGCGCATACTGTGCGGGTAGAAAAGGCCGGTTACCAGCCGGTCACCCTGAATGTCGTGGTACAAAGCAACAGCATTACCCGGGTTCCCCTGGTGAAACTGGTCCCCGGAACACCGGGGACGACCCCGGTCACCACGCCCAGTACGACCGGAACCACCTCGACTACCGGAACCACAGTGACCATCACCCCGACGCAGACTGCCACCTTGCCCCCGGGAGAGACCGGTGCAATCTCGATCCTCTCCTATCCCCTGGGGGCGAACGTGTTCGTCGACGGGGTCAGGATGGGCAATACTCCGATAGTGGTCAAAAACCTGGTCCCCGGACCTCACCAGGTTACCCTGACACTTACGGGGTACCATGACTACGAACAGACCGTGATGGTCCAGGCCGGAACCACCACCCCACTTCCCCTTGTGGTTATGTCGCCGGACTTCGGGTTCGTAACGACTATCTTCTCATAA
- a CDS encoding radical SAM/SPASM domain-containing protein — translation MPDQELTSTIVSVERWLGNPVTRSLLNFMVAEDKCGNRLANAIDTYAGKPHDLCWKCNLAAWMVAKIMRRSSRLFDLDEQDIRKGLAEPGYRRGMVNVLTGISRYGITKPQIVNAPFLVVWDFTHMCNLKCKHCYQDAQKAMEGELTTEEAKGVIDQLADAGVAVIAFSGGEPLMRKDFYEVAEYAHNAGIYNSLATNGTLITPEVARNLVASGVDYTEISIDGKDAASHDAFRGIPGAFERSVQGIKNCVEAGLYTCIATTVTQANYSQIPDVYRVAGDLGVKRMLCFNFIPTGRGKELVKTDLTPDQRESLLKFILEKDLNGGTPIVLSTAPQLARVALEMEDACGVPVGHFHLGSEIQGKTRMLADFIGGCGAGRLYCSIEPAGNVQPCVFMPVVLGNVREKSFLDIWHNSEVLDTLRDRSNLKGSCATCDNKLVCGGCRARAWAYYQDLNAPDPGCRNNLAFWNELCQEEQKPAVAAPPQKIAIPGAR, via the coding sequence ATGCCGGACCAGGAACTCACCTCCACAATCGTTTCAGTCGAACGCTGGCTCGGGAACCCTGTCACCCGTTCTCTTCTCAACTTCATGGTTGCCGAAGACAAATGCGGGAACCGGCTCGCCAACGCGATCGATACCTACGCCGGGAAGCCCCACGATCTCTGCTGGAAATGCAACCTTGCTGCGTGGATGGTAGCAAAAATCATGCGACGCAGCAGCAGACTCTTCGATCTGGATGAGCAGGACATCAGGAAAGGACTCGCGGAACCGGGGTACCGGAGGGGAATGGTCAATGTCCTTACCGGGATCTCCCGGTACGGCATCACAAAACCGCAAATCGTGAATGCCCCATTCCTGGTGGTATGGGATTTCACCCACATGTGCAACCTGAAATGCAAACATTGCTATCAGGACGCACAGAAGGCCATGGAGGGGGAGCTCACCACCGAAGAGGCGAAGGGGGTGATCGATCAACTTGCGGATGCGGGCGTCGCGGTGATCGCGTTCTCGGGCGGCGAGCCGCTGATGAGGAAGGACTTCTACGAGGTCGCCGAATATGCCCATAATGCGGGAATTTACAATTCGCTCGCGACCAACGGCACCCTTATAACCCCTGAAGTCGCGAGGAACCTGGTCGCTTCCGGGGTGGACTATACCGAGATTTCGATAGACGGAAAGGATGCAGCGTCACACGATGCGTTCAGGGGAATCCCCGGTGCGTTTGAACGGAGCGTGCAGGGGATCAAAAACTGCGTGGAAGCAGGGCTCTATACCTGCATCGCCACCACGGTAACCCAGGCGAATTACAGCCAGATACCGGATGTCTATCGGGTGGCAGGAGATCTCGGGGTGAAGCGCATGCTATGCTTCAACTTCATTCCCACCGGACGGGGGAAAGAATTAGTAAAGACTGACCTGACCCCTGATCAGCGGGAATCACTGCTGAAATTCATACTTGAGAAGGACCTCAACGGGGGAACCCCGATCGTGCTCTCCACCGCCCCGCAGCTGGCCCGGGTGGCACTGGAGATGGAAGATGCCTGCGGGGTACCGGTGGGACATTTCCATCTGGGAAGCGAGATCCAGGGCAAAACAAGGATGCTTGCCGATTTCATCGGGGGATGCGGGGCGGGAAGGCTCTATTGCAGCATTGAGCCGGCGGGGAACGTCCAGCCCTGCGTATTCATGCCTGTTGTGCTGGGAAATGTCAGGGAAAAATCGTTCCTGGATATCTGGCACAATTCGGAGGTCCTCGACACGCTCCGGGACCGGAGCAATCTTAAGGGCAGTTGCGCAACGTGCGATAACAAACTGGTCTGCGGGGGATGTCGCGCCCGTGCCTGGGCATACTACCAGGACCTGAACGCCCCGGACCCGGGATGCAGGAATAACCTGGCATTCTGGAACGAGCTCTGCCAGGAAGAGCAAAAACCTGCAGTGGCGGCGCCTCCCCAGAAAATTGCCATTCCTGGGGCCAGATAA
- the hypF gene encoding carbamoyltransferase HypF, whose product MPRSGRVIIRGIVQGVGFRPFVYAKARELGIRGHVKNLGSEVEVIAAGDRFDKFVDALRRGPPLSRIDQVIVEDFSGETGKDFVILPSGDGTLSGMIPPDIATCEECLADIDSAESRYHQYWCTSCVNCGPRYSIIQVLPYDRERTSMSGFPMCLDCSREYGDHASRRHHAQTIACQDCGPRLRLLSPDGETLPVRDPVHETAILLDEGGIIAIRGVGGFHIACTEEAAPKLKSRLGRSEQPFAVMVRPDYIDRIAKVSTDERALLLGKERPIVVLEKKDPAAHAAISNLHTIGCMFPYSGLHHLLFRHLRHPLLIMTSANMPGYPMITGIDHAMALMRNDVDYFLTHDRVIVNRCDDSVVRDGFIIRLSRGIAPKRTAIDLGKKCILGVGPELNSNVSIYRDGFVITSPHVGNVRNPQTYAYLQETIGKLTTLLGAGYDVIAHDAHPQFLSTRYARELAESAGAELVPVQHHRAHIAATIPDPCVGIAIDGVGYGDDGTIWGGEVFAGVAPEYERTGHLEVVPMPGGDLATRFPERMLYGILPEPEILELLVSRGWTDIEAGVLETQLKREINTARTSSTGRVLDAAAALLGICRERTYDGEPAMKLESFAIGGRARAWDLDYTREGSAEVLSTRSLFKSALGGYLGSDRETIQDLRDIAASFQFNLARGIAGLAVRAAQDRDLKKVALSGGVAYNRAIRGAIREEILAAGLEPVMNREYPLGDGCISYGQCVYAGRAKKE is encoded by the coding sequence ATGCCCCGCAGTGGAAGAGTGATCATCAGGGGGATCGTCCAGGGCGTCGGTTTTCGCCCGTTCGTGTACGCAAAAGCGAGGGAACTGGGCATACGGGGGCACGTAAAGAATCTTGGATCGGAGGTCGAGGTGATAGCGGCGGGGGACCGGTTCGACAAGTTCGTCGATGCGCTCCGGAGAGGCCCCCCGCTCTCGAGGATCGACCAGGTGATCGTGGAGGATTTCTCCGGCGAGACCGGGAAGGATTTCGTGATCCTCCCCAGCGGAGATGGGACGCTCTCCGGCATGATTCCCCCGGATATCGCTACATGCGAGGAATGTCTCGCGGACATCGATTCGGCGGAAAGCCGGTACCACCAGTACTGGTGCACCTCCTGCGTGAACTGCGGCCCCCGCTACAGCATCATCCAGGTGCTCCCCTACGACCGGGAACGGACCTCCATGTCCGGCTTCCCCATGTGCCTGGACTGTTCACGGGAGTATGGTGACCACGCCTCCCGCAGGCACCATGCCCAGACGATCGCCTGCCAGGACTGCGGCCCGCGGCTAAGGCTGCTCTCCCCCGACGGGGAGACGCTGCCCGTCAGGGACCCCGTCCACGAGACGGCCATCCTGCTGGACGAGGGGGGGATTATCGCTATCAGGGGCGTGGGAGGGTTCCATATCGCCTGTACCGAGGAGGCCGCTCCGAAACTGAAGAGCCGGCTGGGGAGGTCGGAGCAGCCGTTCGCAGTGATGGTCCGCCCGGATTATATCGATCGTATCGCGAAGGTATCCACAGATGAACGGGCCCTCCTCCTGGGGAAGGAGCGGCCAATCGTGGTGCTCGAAAAGAAGGACCCCGCGGCCCATGCCGCAATAAGCAACCTTCACACCATCGGGTGCATGTTCCCCTACTCCGGGCTCCATCACCTCCTTTTCCGTCATCTCCGCCATCCGCTGTTGATCATGACCAGTGCGAACATGCCGGGATATCCGATGATCACGGGTATCGATCACGCAATGGCGCTCATGCGAAACGACGTGGACTATTTCCTCACCCACGACCGCGTCATCGTGAACCGCTGCGACGATTCGGTGGTCCGCGACGGCTTCATCATCCGGCTCTCCCGGGGGATCGCACCCAAGAGGACCGCAATAGACCTGGGCAAAAAATGCATCCTGGGCGTGGGACCCGAACTTAACTCCAATGTGAGTATCTACCGGGACGGGTTCGTGATCACCTCGCCACACGTGGGAAACGTGAGAAATCCGCAGACTTACGCGTATCTCCAGGAGACGATCGGGAAACTCACCACCCTCCTCGGTGCGGGCTACGACGTGATAGCCCACGACGCCCATCCCCAGTTCCTCTCCACCCGCTATGCGAGGGAACTTGCCGAATCTGCCGGGGCGGAGCTCGTACCTGTTCAGCACCACCGGGCGCATATCGCGGCGACCATCCCCGACCCCTGTGTGGGAATCGCTATCGACGGGGTGGGGTACGGAGACGACGGGACCATCTGGGGAGGCGAAGTTTTTGCAGGTGTTGCACCGGAATACGAGCGAACCGGGCACCTCGAGGTCGTCCCGATGCCGGGCGGCGACCTCGCCACCCGGTTCCCCGAACGTATGCTTTACGGCATCCTTCCCGAACCGGAGATCCTGGAACTCCTCGTCTCCCGGGGGTGGACCGATATTGAGGCAGGGGTGCTCGAGACCCAGCTGAAACGGGAGATCAACACCGCCAGGACCAGCAGCACCGGGAGGGTTCTCGACGCCGCGGCGGCGCTGCTCGGGATCTGCAGGGAGCGGACATACGACGGCGAACCGGCAATGAAGCTCGAGTCTTTTGCGATCGGGGGCAGGGCACGAGCGTGGGACCTGGACTATACCCGCGAGGGGTCCGCGGAGGTGCTCTCCACCCGGTCACTGTTTAAATCGGCACTCGGGGGATACCTGGGAAGCGACCGCGAGACGATCCAGGACCTGCGGGATATCGCCGCCTCGTTCCAGTTCAACCTCGCCCGGGGTATCGCGGGGCTCGCAGTGCGAGCCGCACAGGACCGGGATCTTAAAAAGGTAGCGCTGAGCGGCGGGGTCGCCTATAATAGAGCAATACGAGGGGCGATCAGGGAGGAGATCCTCGCCGCGGGCCTCGAACCGGTAATGAACCGCGAATATCCCCTGGGCGACGGGTGCATCTCCTACGGCCAGTGCGTATATGCCGGGAGAGCGAAAAAAGAGTAG
- a CDS encoding ArsR family transcriptional regulator: MELVPLLVTFHSNTYKQAYDLLNKSWMTEEELCEAIADGGVMECLQILKKGNLIEEQWRMPEQGQRPVKEYRATYNKFRANFQCNFIDLSDLLFISMSNDENLRDLGEKVAEELEKGNSSINDIARKFGVSPVFIKGLAKRIPHLDVKGQGLIVIDRGQ, from the coding sequence GTGGAGCTTGTACCTTTGCTGGTTACTTTTCATTCTAACACGTATAAACAGGCCTACGATCTGTTGAACAAGTCTTGGATGACCGAGGAGGAGCTCTGCGAGGCTATCGCGGACGGGGGTGTCATGGAATGTCTCCAGATACTGAAGAAAGGGAACCTGATCGAGGAGCAGTGGCGGATGCCGGAACAGGGCCAGAGGCCGGTCAAGGAGTACCGGGCGACCTACAATAAATTCCGGGCAAATTTTCAGTGCAACTTCATCGATCTCTCTGACCTCCTCTTCATCTCGATGTCGAACGACGAAAACCTGAGAGACCTGGGAGAGAAGGTGGCAGAAGAACTGGAGAAAGGGAACAGCTCCATCAACGATATCGCCAGAAAATTCGGAGTGAGCCCGGTCTTCATCAAGGGACTTGCCAAGCGGATCCCCCACCTCGACGTGAAGGGGCAGGGGCTGATCGTCATTGACCGGGGTCAGTAA
- a CDS encoding DUF7839 domain-containing protein: protein MTGVSKDPLYTILRSKREVSRLQILVEIAEHQPAVRQQEVAAKLGVTPQAVSEYIREMVDEGMVAAHGRGRYSVTRSGIEWVIHNAEALETYARHIRKDIIQQVSIWTAIAAVDLREGEEVGVYMKDGWLYAGKEPQSAMGTVIQGVKAGEDVGVARLNGIIRHSEGTVYVCKVPRVQRGGSRKVRKERLRDLIAKSGVVAAVGLEAYIAVMTAGKKPDMFFGAREGVIEAAFHGIDCTIVIVDEEFTDFLKRLESVQLGYQIHDLVAS from the coding sequence TTGACCGGGGTCAGTAAGGATCCGCTCTATACCATCCTGCGGAGCAAGCGGGAGGTCTCGAGGCTGCAGATACTGGTCGAGATTGCGGAGCACCAGCCTGCGGTCCGGCAGCAGGAGGTCGCCGCCAAGCTGGGCGTGACCCCGCAGGCCGTTTCGGAGTACATCCGGGAGATGGTCGACGAGGGAATGGTCGCGGCGCACGGGAGGGGGAGGTACAGCGTAACCCGTTCGGGGATCGAGTGGGTAATCCACAACGCCGAGGCCCTCGAGACCTATGCACGTCATATCAGGAAGGACATCATCCAGCAGGTATCCATCTGGACCGCAATCGCCGCGGTCGACCTCCGCGAGGGTGAGGAGGTCGGGGTCTACATGAAGGACGGCTGGTTATACGCCGGGAAAGAACCCCAGAGCGCCATGGGTACCGTGATCCAGGGTGTAAAGGCCGGCGAGGATGTCGGGGTCGCGAGACTGAACGGGATCATCAGGCACAGCGAAGGGACGGTCTATGTCTGCAAGGTCCCCCGGGTGCAGCGTGGAGGCTCCCGGAAGGTGCGAAAGGAGCGGCTCAGGGATCTCATCGCGAAAAGCGGAGTGGTCGCCGCGGTGGGTCTGGAAGCGTATATTGCGGTCATGACCGCGGGAAAGAAACCGGATATGTTCTTCGGCGCGCGTGAAGGGGTCATCGAAGCGGCGTTCCACGGGATCGACTGCACGATCGTGATCGTGGATGAAGAGTTCACGGATTTCCTAAAGCGGCTGGAGAGCGTGCAGCTGGGATACCAGATCCACGACCTGGTCGCCTCATGA
- a CDS encoding DEAD/DEAH box helicase, with translation MKIIVHPQRGTYKILFYDDRAVRGVGIVELSSGPKGTRPSHYRLRWANKRQFKHTPPKELIDSLRKSQVFLTRKDSEFEEFLNAFQVPVHYADLCRMCLLEERVTPLDRKTSVKFGKSEQICPDCAKRELRRELAHMGKIGRSAMGHVDELLARFRDIDKVLASVQPDERRSGKTLYDRLEAHAVQKTASLDELPLPRKFVDTAGVEHLMPAQQMAVDAGLLYGKDLLIVSATASGKTFIGEMAGMKNYLEGRGRMLFLVPLVALAVQKYHRFDERYGKVAGTGLMIGKSRVRLPDSQQVGDRNARAPILVGTYEGVDHMIRTGKKLTGIGTVVIDEVQMLEDQDRGHRLDGLIARLKFLAPKAQFLYLSATIGLPKVLAKKLSATLVRYDERPVALERYLYFIEHKQKIPNIKKLCEEEYAMTSSKGFHGQTIVFTHSRARCHVIADALGPRYAAYHAGLTAQERRDVEDKFLRGKLKAVVTTAALGAGVDFPASQVIFDSLAMGISWLSVQEFHQMAGRAGRPDYHDLGKVVILAEPGGTYSRNASGTEEEVALRLLKGEMEEVAPVFDTEQSSEEFAANAVVALGDYAALEWINSRMVGSMEPVADLLSGEGLVRREKDRLVLLPLARVMAEHFIGVERLLEILRLVKTMDDPIEILAELECSGYEQEKRERERKGRK, from the coding sequence ATGAAGATCATAGTCCATCCCCAGAGGGGCACGTACAAGATCCTTTTTTACGACGACCGTGCCGTCAGGGGGGTGGGGATCGTCGAACTCTCATCCGGGCCCAAAGGGACGCGGCCTTCCCATTACCGCCTCAGGTGGGCGAACAAGCGGCAGTTCAAACATACCCCGCCGAAGGAACTGATCGACTCGCTCCGGAAGTCGCAGGTATTCCTCACCAGGAAAGACAGTGAATTCGAGGAGTTCCTGAATGCATTCCAGGTCCCCGTACACTACGCGGATCTCTGCCGGATGTGCCTGCTCGAGGAACGGGTGACCCCGCTCGACCGGAAAACCTCGGTGAAGTTCGGAAAATCCGAGCAGATCTGTCCCGATTGTGCGAAGAGAGAACTCCGCCGGGAACTGGCTCATATGGGGAAGATCGGACGCTCGGCGATGGGGCATGTCGACGAACTCCTCGCCCGCTTCCGGGATATCGACAAGGTCCTCGCGAGCGTCCAGCCCGATGAGCGGCGGTCGGGAAAGACGCTCTACGACCGGCTGGAAGCGCATGCGGTCCAGAAGACCGCATCCCTCGACGAACTCCCCCTCCCGAGGAAGTTCGTGGACACGGCCGGGGTGGAACATCTTATGCCCGCCCAGCAGATGGCGGTCGACGCCGGGCTGCTCTACGGAAAGGACCTCCTGATTGTCTCCGCCACCGCGAGCGGCAAGACCTTCATCGGCGAAATGGCGGGCATGAAAAATTACCTCGAAGGACGGGGCAGGATGCTTTTCCTCGTCCCCCTGGTGGCGCTCGCAGTGCAGAAGTACCACCGGTTCGACGAGCGGTACGGGAAGGTCGCCGGTACTGGACTCATGATCGGGAAGAGCCGCGTCCGCCTCCCGGACAGCCAGCAGGTGGGCGACAGGAACGCCAGGGCACCGATCCTCGTGGGGACCTACGAAGGGGTCGACCACATGATCCGGACGGGGAAGAAGCTCACCGGCATCGGCACGGTAGTCATCGACGAGGTCCAGATGCTGGAGGATCAGGACCGGGGGCACCGTCTGGACGGGCTGATCGCCCGCCTGAAGTTCCTCGCTCCGAAGGCCCAGTTCCTGTATCTCTCGGCGACCATCGGTCTCCCGAAGGTCCTTGCAAAGAAGCTCTCCGCTACGCTTGTCCGGTACGACGAGCGGCCGGTAGCCCTGGAGCGCTATCTCTATTTCATCGAGCACAAGCAGAAGATCCCGAACATAAAGAAACTCTGCGAGGAGGAGTATGCAATGACCTCTTCCAAGGGGTTCCATGGGCAGACCATCGTGTTCACCCATTCGCGGGCCCGGTGTCACGTGATCGCGGATGCACTGGGGCCGAGGTATGCGGCCTATCATGCCGGGCTGACCGCACAGGAGCGAAGGGATGTCGAGGACAAGTTTCTCAGGGGGAAGCTCAAGGCGGTGGTGACTACCGCAGCCCTGGGTGCAGGAGTGGACTTCCCCGCCTCGCAGGTGATCTTCGATTCACTGGCCATGGGGATCTCATGGCTCTCGGTCCAGGAGTTCCACCAGATGGCGGGAAGGGCGGGGAGGCCCGACTACCACGATCTGGGGAAGGTGGTGATCCTTGCAGAACCGGGCGGCACCTACTCCCGGAACGCCTCGGGAACCGAGGAGGAGGTGGCCCTCCGGCTGCTGAAAGGGGAGATGGAAGAGGTGGCCCCGGTATTTGATACCGAGCAGAGTTCCGAGGAGTTTGCCGCCAACGCGGTGGTGGCTCTGGGCGATTACGCGGCCCTCGAATGGATCAACTCCCGCATGGTGGGGAGCATGGAACCCGTGGCAGACCTCCTTTCCGGGGAAGGCCTGGTCCGCAGGGAAAAAGACCGCCTTGTGCTCCTCCCGCTCGCCAGGGTGATGGCCGAACATTTCATCGGGGTGGAGCGGCTGCTGGAGATCCTGCGGCTGGTAAAGACCATGGACGACCCGATCGAGATCCTGGCGGAACTCGAATGCAGCGGGTACGAACAGGAAAAGCGGGAACGGGAGAGAAAGGGAAGGAAATGA